From Palaemon carinicauda isolate YSFRI2023 chromosome 29, ASM3689809v2, whole genome shotgun sequence, one genomic window encodes:
- the LOC137622689 gene encoding uncharacterized protein, protein MDQEEQNAKGADGEQNPETIRRSEFDTKQSDEIPGAQPETRNARSLTQRGQEAYIERRNKFCQQLEDLWSEIQPQLEEVRTPPNDVQLLLEAQEKLLQSYTKHQRLVDEYGAFLKGMKTLESIKDLNACTSLTEVRSTKVNLVITLLHDHFRNLTQAQYTKSRSSKSIRTSESGCSRGSDLSSLARRKRAKAEAARVKIAYAEKQAMIFKQEAMLEEQVTLRKLEIEQEAAHADREKAELKATLNLLEIQREAAAAEAEACVLECDNSQAVSHLPEETEDPLQRVQNFVKNHPGPVEFPEPANQQDKTQTPVTAQLNYNAPVFIPTVNQSLLPVVHSVLPIDSALPESTTAPVPRPTTFSQKQDSIPEFLATNTMANVPVANVNYSQDTSTTSEITKFLLRKDLLFSRLTNFNDRAESYHVWKGSFKCVIGELQVSDSEQLDLLVKWLGVESSKHAISIRLANADNPSRGLQRLWQRLDERYGTPEMVEASIKNKLAQFPKLTNKENKRLYELPDILSEIEYYKENPKLRCLLAYFDSSSGIKPIVSKLPYGLQEKWVMRASRYKSQHDVAFPPFKEFTSFIREMSRIKNDPGLDLESNVTSSAKGTLPRSVPQFNTKINVRKTAVDQKPESSREEKNVCILHKTKHLLNECRGFRMKSIEERKKLLKENNVCYKCCESTTHISRNCNAKISCKECGSKQHATALHVTGGKLSKDIPQAAHGGEHAEMAETKTTSINSSCTEICKDYYGGKSCAKILPVKVFHKDSPDKDKPENYTLSTCSGRVVTSGRRGRSFVTESIQGDTRLDLPTLIECDHIPNNRDEIPTPEVAIHYPHLMDIRDNIPPIDDNCQILLLIGRDLIEAHHVIDQRFGSQRAPYAQQLKLGWVIIGETCINKQHIPIELNIKLINILPNGQPSMFEPCINNFDIKENYSDPIKQDTHSSIFEKTKNDDKPAMSYEDKMFLKQMDNEFVRDASGSWVAPLPFRVPRQSLPNNRQQALQRAMLLDASLRRNPVKQEHFLTFMSKIFDNNHAELAPPLKDHEECWYLPLFGVYHPKKPDQIRGVFDSSAKCHGVSLNSVLLTGPNLTNNLLGVLIRFRKEMVAVTADIQHMFHCFLVREDHRNYLRFLWHKDNDIDNDLVEYRMRVHVFGNSTSPAVATLGLRKTAQASGKDFGNRVTQFVSRNFYVDDGLTSCTTKEEAINLIKDTQKALAMYGNLRLHKIASNSEEVMKAFPANDLASNLKDLDLEADSKPLQNSLGLSWDVNTDEFLFQLSSENKPITRRGILSTVNSIYDPLGFLAPIIIHGKLLLRKLVSETIDWDQPLSDETATEWISWRNTLQELEKLRIPRTYVPYLSETVSKELHVFSDASEKAIAAVAYLRTTDISGIPSLGFVLGKAKVAPTGGHTIPRLELCAAVLAIEIAQYITDNLDISIETVKYHTDSKVVLGYINNETRRFYTYVANRVERIRRFSDSSQWNYVPTHHNPADSATRSFEAHEIHNSEWLFGPKHLTLQQKEASETKFQLVDPDSDKEVRINVDIKKTCATLAHNIGIDRFLHFSTWDSLVRGVAFLKRFCRSYEAVETPSLTSVDSYINAENFIIRSVQSEVYRVEMDCLQQKEPVPKCSQIANLNPFLDEQGILRVGGRIVNSDLSLKEKKPIIVPGRHHTAMLLVRHYHGKVRHQGRHFTDGAVRSAGLWIVGGKRLISSFIHKCVTCRKLRGKTECQIMSDLPEDRLEPSPPFTNVRVDAFGPWRIVSRRTRGGYANSKRWAILFSCLVTRAVHIELIEEMSSSAFINALRRFISLRGQVKIFRSDRGTNFIGAVDKLRIDSINVEDGPFRKFLYNSGTTWIFNPSHSSHMGGAWERMIGITRRILDSMLLNHTGKSLTHDVLNTFLTEVSAIINSRPLVPVSTDPENPLILTPTMLLTQKTDYIFTSDQLGDFNERDLHLVEWKRVQALASIFWSRWRKEYLPLLQQRQKWIEHRRDLVKGDVVLLKDKNLCRTQWPMGVIMNPLKSSDDHVRKAEVRTIVNGKPTIYTRPIVDMILLVENCL, encoded by the exons ATGGACCAGGAAGAACAGAACGCAAAAGGGGCGGACGGGGAACAGAATCCTGAAACGATCAGGAGATCAGAGTTTGACACTAAGCAGTCGGATGAAATTCCAGGGGCTCAACCTGAGACCAGAAATGCACGTAGTCTAACACAAAGAGGTCAGGAGGCCTACATTGAGAGGCGTAACAAATTCTGTCAGCAACTAGAGGACCTTTGGTCAGAGATACAACCCCAGTTAGAGGAGGTAAGAACACCACCTAATGACGTTCAGTTGTTGCTCGAGGCTCAGGAAAAACTCCTACAGTCCTACACTAAGCACCAAAGACTGGTAGATGAGTATGGAGCCTTTCTGAAAGGAATGAAGACGCTAGAAAGTATCAAGGACCTAAATGCATGTACATCTCTCACGGAAGTTCGTTCAACAAAAGTGAACCTTGTAATTACATTGCTCCACGATCACTTTCGCAACCTGACACAAGCACAATATACAAAGTCAAGATCATCAAAGAGCATCAGGACTTCAGAAAGTGGGTGCTCTAGAGGATCTGATTTGTCAAGTCTAGCACGGAGAAAGCGGGCCAAAGCAGAGGCCGCCAGGGTAAAAATTGCCTATGCAGAAAAACAAGCCATGATCTTTAAGCAAGAGGCTATGTTAGAAGAACAAgtcacacttagaaaattagaaATTGAACAGGAAGCTGCTCATGCTGACCGGGAGAAGGCTGAACTGAAGGCCACCTTGAACCTTCTCGAGATTCAAAGAGAAGCTGCTGCTGCAGAGGCCGAAGCATGTGTCCTAGAATGTGACAACAGTCAGGCAGTAAGCCATCTTCCTGAGGAGACTGAAGACCCACTGCAACGAGTACAAAACTTTGTTAAAAATCACCCTGGTCCAGTCGAGTTTCCAGAACCAGCTAACCAGCAAGACAAGACTCAGACCCCAGTAACAGCACAGCTTAACTACAACGCTCCTGTTTTCATTCCAACTGTGAATCAGAGTCTGCTACCTGTGGTACATTCTGTCTTACCCATAGACTCAGCACTTCCAGAAAGTACAACTGCTCCTGTACCGAGACCTACTACTTTTAGTCAAAAACAGGATAGTATACCAGAGTTCCTTGCCACAAACACGATGGCGAACGTTCCTGTGGCTAATGTGAATTACAGCCAGGATACCAGTACTACATCAGAAATAACCAAATTTCTCTTGCGCAAAGATTTATTATTTTCTCGACTGACTAATTTTAATGACCGGGCAGAATCCTACCACGTATGGAAAGGAAGTTTTAAGTGCGTTATCGGGGAACTGCAGGTGTCGGACTCTGAACAGTTGGATCTTTTGGTCAAGTGGCTAGGAGTGGAGTCGTCAAAGCATGCCATAAGTATAAGATTGGCTAATGCAGACAACCCTAGCAGGGGCTTACAAAGACTGTGGCAGAGACTTGATGAGCGTTACGGCACCCCAGAAATGGTGGAAGCATCCATCAAGAATAAACTTGCTCAGTTTCCAAAACTCACGAATAAAGAAAACAAACGCCTGTACGAGCTTCCTGATATTCTGTCTGAAATAGAATACTATAAGGAAAACCCAAAACTCAGATGTTTGCTTGCCTACTTTGACTCTTCCTCCGGGATCAAACCTATCGTCAGTAAATTACCATACGGACTTCAGGAGAAGTGGGTGATGAGAGCTTCCAGGTATAAATCACAGCACGATGTTGCCTTTCCTCCCTTCAAGGAATTTACTTCCTTTATCAGAGAAATGAGTCGGATAAAGAACGACCCGGGACTCGACCTTGAGTCGAACGTTACATCATCAGCAAAGGGGACCTTGCCACGGAGTGTACCTCAGTTCAACACCAAGATAAACGTCCGTAAGACAGCAGTTGACCAAAAACCTGAAAGTTCTAGAGAAGAAAAGAACGTATGCATTCTTCACAAAACTAAACATCTATTGAATGAATGTCGTGGGTTCAGAATGAAGTCTATAGAAGAACGCAAAAAACTACTGAAGGAAAATAATGTATGCTACAAGTGCTGCGAATCAACCACACATATAAGCCGAAACTGCAATGCCAAGATATCTTGCAAGGAATGTGGAAGCAAACAGCATGCTACAGCACTACATGTTACTGGAGGGAAATTATCAAAGGACATTCCCCAAGCAGCTCACGGCGGGGAGCATGCTGAAATGGCTGAAACTAAGACAACTTCAATCAACTCTTCTTGCACAGAgatctgcaaggattattatggtGGTAAATCATGTGCAAAAATACTCCCAGTGAAGGTGTTCCACAAGGACAGTCCAGACAAG GACAAGCCAGAAAACTACACTCTATCGACATGCTCTGGCAGAGTAGTTACTTCAGGCAGAAGAGGGAGAAGCTTCGTCACAGAATCGATACAGGGTGACACGAGATTAGATCTGCCAACCTTAATAGAATGTGATCACATTCCCAACAATCGAGATGAAATTCCTACACCGGAAGTCGCAATACATTATCCTCACTTGATGGATATCAGAGACAACATCCCACCTATTGATGATAACTGTCAAATTCTACTGTTAATTGGAAGAGATCTTATAGAGGCACACCATGTGATTGATCAGCGCTTTGGTTCGCAAAGGGCTCCATATGCTCAGCAGCTAAAACTTGGATGGGTGATTATAGGAGAAACTTGTATCAACAAGCAACACATCCCAATTGAACTTAATATCAAATTAATCAACATCTTACCAAATGGACAGCCATCAATGTTTGAGCCATGTATCAACAATTTTGATATCAAAGAAAACTACTCGGATCCCATAAAACAGGATACGCATTCGTCTATATTTGAGAAAACAAAGAATGACGACAAGCCAGCAATGTCTTATGAGGACAAAATGTTCCTAAAGCAAATGGACAATGAATTTGTGAGAGACGCCAGCGGAAGTTGGGTAGCACCGTTACCGTTCCGTGTACCACGCCAGTCTCTGCCAAACAACAGACAGCAAGCGCTTCAACGGGCCATGCTATTAGATGCCAGTCTGCGAAGAAACCCGGTAAAACAGGAACACTTTCTCACATTCATGAGTAAGATTTTCGACAATAACCACGCAGAGCTTGCTCCACCACTCAAAGATCACGAAGAGTGCTGGTACTTACCATTATTTGGTGTCTACCATCCTAAGAAACCTGACCAAATCAGAGGTGTGTTTGATTCCTCTGCTAAATGTCATGGAGTATCGCTTAACAGTGTTTTGCTGACTGGCCCAAACCTAACCAACAATCTTTTAGGAGTGCTTATACGTTTCCGCAAAGAAATGGTGGCAGTAACAGCTGATATCCAGCACATGTTTCACTGTTTCCTAGTAAGAGAAGACCACCGCAACTATCTGCGATTCCTGTGGCATAAAGATAATGACATTGACAATGACCTTGTTGAATACCGCATGAGAGTTCATGTGTTCGGAAATAGTACGTCACCAGCCGTTGCCACGCTCGGACTGAGGAAAACTGCTCAGGCATCAGGAAAAGATTTCGGCAACCGGGTAACGCAATTTGTGTCAAGAAACTTTTATGTAGACGATGGCCTTACATCATGCACTACGAAAGAGGAAGCTATCAATCTCATAAAAGACACACAAAAGGCACTAGCCATGTATGGGAACCTAAGGCTTCACAAAATCGCCTCAAATTCTGAGGAAGTCATGAAAGCCTTTCCAGCCAACGATCTGGCATCAAACCTGAAGGACTTAGACCTAGAGGCCGACAGTAAACCTTTACAAAATAGTCTAGGATTAAGCTGGGATGTAAATACGGACGAGTTCTTGTTTCAGTTGTCATCTGAAAATAAACCTATAACACGGAGAGGAATACTTTCGACGGTTAACAGCATCTATGATCCGCTCGGATTCCTAGCTCCAATCATAATACATGGTAAACTTTTACTCAGAAAGCTAGTTTCAGAGACTATTGATTGGGACCAACCCCTCTCAGACGAAACAGCCACAGAGTGGATATCTTGGAGAAACACCTTGCAGGAACTTGAAAAGCTACGCATACCGCGTACTTATGTGCCTTACCTCAGTGAAACTGTCTCCAAGGAGCTTCATGTCTTCTCTGATGCATCCGAAAAAGCCATAGCAGCTGTTGCATACCTCCGTACAACCGACATCAGTGGTATACCCAGTTTGGGTTTTGTTCTCGGGAAAGCAAAGGTTGCACCGACTGGTGGCCATACCATTCCACGTCTGGAATTATGTGCAGCTGTGTTAGCTATAGAAATTGCACAGTACATTACAGATAACCTAGATATAAGCATAGAAACAGTCAAGTACCACACAGACAGTAAAGTTGTCTTAGGCTATATCAACAATGAAACCAGGAGATTCTACACTTACGTAGCAAACAGAGTGGAGCGTATCAGAAGATTCTCTGATTCTAGCCAGTGGAACTACGTGCCAACGCACCATAACCCAGCTGATTCAGCAACTAGATCCTTTGAAGCTCATGAAATTCACAATAGCGAATGGTTATTTGGACCAAAGCATCTTACTTTGCAACAGAAGGAAGCTTCTGAGACTAAGTTTCAGCTTGTCGATCCAGACAGTGACAAGGAAGTTCGCATAAATGTGGACATAAAGAAGACATGTGCTACACTTGCTCACAATATAGGAATAGACAGATTCCTACATTTCTCTACTTGGGACTCACTTGTACGAGGAGTTGCCTTTTTAAAACGGTTCTGCCGTTCATACGAGGCAGTAGAGACACCGTCTTTAACTTCAGTGGACAGTTATATCAACGCTGAAAACTTCATCATAAGGTCAGTACAATCTGAAGTTTACCGAGTGGAAATGGACTGTCTTCAGCAAAAGGAACCGGTACCAAAGTGCAGTCAGATAGCCAACCTCAATCCATTCTTGGACGAACAAGGGATACTACGAGTAGGAGGCCGAATAGTCAATTCTGACTTGAGTTTGAAAGAAAAGAAACCCATAATTGTACCAGGACGTCATCATACAGCAATGCTGTTAGTCAGACACTACCACGGTAAAGTCAGACATCAGGGCAGACACTTCACTGATGGAGCAGTTAGATCCGCTGGACTCTGGATTGTTGGAGGGAAACGCTTGATTTCATCATTCATTCACAAGTGTGTGACATGTCGTAAGCTAAGAGGAAAGACGGAGTGTCAAATCATGTCTGATTTACCGGAGGATCGTCTTGAGCCATCACCTCCATTTACAAATGTACGAGTAGATGCCTTTGGACCATGGAGAATAGTTTCACGTAGAACTCGCGGTGGATATGCTAACTCCAAGCGTTGGGCAATACTTTTTTCTTGCCTAGTAACCAGAGCTGTTCATATCGAGCTTATTGAAGAGATGAGCTCCTCGGCTTTTATTAACGCCCTCAGACGATTTATATCTCTAAGAGGTCAAGTGAAAATATTCCGGTCCGACCGTGGAACTAATTTTATTGGTGCAGTCGACAAGCTGAGAATAGACTCTATTAACGTCGAGGATGGACCTTTCAGGAAATTCTTGTACAATTCAGGAACTACTTGGATCTTTAATCCATCCCATTCCTCTCACATGGGAGGAGCATGGGAAAGGATGATTGGCATCACCAGGAGGATACTAGACTCCATGTTGTTAAACCATACCGGAAAAAGCCTAACACATGATGTACTAAACACGTTCCTGACAGAAGTGTCGGCGATAATTAACTCCAGGCCTCTAGTACCTGTGTCAACAGATCCAGAAAACCCATTAATCTTAACACCAACTATGTTATTAACTCAGAAGACAGATTATATCTTCACATCGGATCAATTAGGAGACTTCAATGAAAGAGACTTGCATCTTGTAGAGTGGAAACGTGTGCAAGCTTTAGCCAGTATCTTTTGGTCTCGTTGGAGAAAGGAGTATTTACCGTTATTACAGCAACGTCAGAAATGGATTGAGCATCGCCGAGATCTTGTCAAAGGAGATGTGGTCCTACTCAAGGACAAAAACTTATGTCGTACCCAATGGCCAATGGGTGTAATAATGAATCCTCTGAAAAGTTCCGACGATCATGTCCGGAAAGCTGAAGTGCGTACCATCGTCAACGGTAAACCGACCATCTACACACGTCCAATCGTGGATATGATTCTTCTTGTAGAGAACTGTCTATAA